The stretch of DNA CGCTAAAATGCTCGTTGTCGATGAAGAAATATCTTCTGTTGGTACTGCGAACATTGACTATCGAAGTTTTAAACTCAATTTTGAAGTGAATGCCTTTTTATATGATGAAGGAATTTCAAGAAATCTTACGGAAATATTTAAAGAGGATATTAAGGTATCGATGTTACTTACATTTGAATGCTACCAAAAACGTTCTTTAGAAGTTCGTCTTAAAGAATCGGTATCAAGATTACTTTCACCGATTTTATAAAGATATTTTTGTTTTTTTCAAAAAAGGTGTAAAATGAAAGTAGGAAAACTACTTCTTGTTCGACCTGCTTTTTTCCTAATCTATTTGGAAGAAGATGAGGGTAATGAACAAATCAAAGGTATTATCCTACAGTACAGGCACTCTATTACTATTGGTTGGGATTGCGGCTGTTGGCGTTGGAGTGGGATTAGTGATTGAACCAAGTGGAGATTGAATTGGATTGCCTCTTGAACTTCTAAAAAACTCTCCATTTGCCGACTTTTTAATCCCAGGATTTATATTAATTGTCATCAACGGTTTCGGAAGCTTGATTGGAGCATTATTGGCATTCTTGAATAATCGTTTTGCAGGTTTCACAACCATGATTCTTGGGATTGCCATGATCATCTGGATTATCGCCCAAGTGATTTGGATTGGTTGGGAAAGTGTACTTCAGCCGATCTTTCTAGGAGTAGGACTCGTTGAACTTGCATTTGGATTTTTGTTAACCGACCGAACGTTAGAGCATGGAATGTTTAATCGTCATCTTCATCCACATGCTCATTGAGAAAAATAGCCTATCCCTTAGGGGGTAGGCTATTTTTTATGGGAACAATAAGATAATAGTAATCAGATTAAAAGTATTTAAAAATAAAATAGTAAAATTTTCATAAAACTATTGCTAATGTTCTGATTATTTGTATAATTCAATTATAGGCTACTGTCGACAGTAGTCAGACTACAGTCGTCGGAATGGAGAGATAGTAATGATTCAAGTGAAAAAATCAAATCCCTTATATGAGCAAATTTACGAGAATATCAAAGAATCCATCATAAAAGGTGATTTTAAATCTGGAGAAAGAATTGTGGATGGTTGGATTGCAGAAAAACTGGGTGTAAGCAGGAGTCCTGTTAGGGAGGCATTTCGTAAACTTGAACAAGATGGCCTCCTAGTGAATCAGGATGGCACAACTCTTGTATATAAACCAAATGTAGAAGATTTGATTGATCTCTTTGAGGTTCGAGCAGGATTGGAAGGAATGGCAATATTCCTGGCTACAAAAAAGATAACGGATGAAGAACTACAAGAGCTTGAGGAATCACTTGTACGCGTAAAAAAAGCAATAGAAGAAAGAAATACTGCGGAAGTTATTAAATTAAACACCTTTTTCCATGGTTCAATTGTAAAAATTAGCGGAAACAGCAGACTGCAAGAAATGATGGGGAAGATAAACAATTTAATCCTCCTTTATAGAAATAACTTTTTTGCAAAATATTATGGCGATGATGTTTTTATTGAGGAACATTATGATTTATTTAATGCGTTAAAGTCTGGAAATGCAGAGGCTGCTTCTGAAAAAATGAGACTGCATATCCTTAATGATTTGGAACAATTAAAAGAGAAGTTAAAACATCACCAAGAAGAATAACCTATATGTTTAGAAGGGAGTAAGAGGATGACGGCAATATGGGAAAAATATCTTGATGTACGAGATTTAAAAAACTATTCTACCAGTGGATTCGGAAAGAAATACGGTATCGGTAAAAATCCAGCGCTAATTATTGTCGATGTTACATATGGGTTCACTGGTGAAAAAGCGGAACCGATTGAAGAATCAATCAAAAAGTATCCTGCAAGCTGTGGTGTTGCAAGCTGGGAATCGATTAAACATATTCAACGTTTATTGATGGCTGCTCGGGATATAGGAATTCCTGTTTACTATACCATCATTGAAGGATATAAAGATTCTTCAAACGAACGGGTTGCTGTTAAGGGGAATCTGTTTTCCCATCCTACTTTACTAGAAGGGGAGAAAGGTACATGGGTAGTTAACGAACTTAAGCCTATTCCCGGTGAAATTGTCTTATCAAAAAAGAAACCAAGTGCTTTTTTTGGCACCCCACTGGTTACCCATTTAATGGCAGATAAAGTTGATAGTGTGATCGTAACAGGATGTACAACGAGCGGATGTATCCGAAGTACAGTTGTCGATGCATTTTCATATAACTACCAAGTGATTGTACCGGAGGAATGTGTATTTGATCGGAGTATTACCTCGCATGCTATTAATCTCTTTGATATGCAGCAGAAATATGCAGATGTGGTAAAAACAGAAGATGTAATTAAGGAGTTGAAATTACTTTCTCTAGTTAAATGATATTTTCAAAGATAAACGACTAAAGAAAAAGGATGTGTAAATTGTGACGAAGAATTATCGAATCGGTCTCATCGTTCCAAGCTCAAATACAACCATGGAAACAGAAATACCTGCTATGTTGCAATCGAGAAAGAATCAAAGCGAAACATTTACCTTTCACTCAAGCAGAATGAGAATGTTGCATGTGACAAAGGAAGAGTTAGCCAAAATGGATTTAGAGAGTGATCGCTGCGCCGTAGAACTATCGGATGCTAGATGTGATGCGATTGCATATGCCTGTCTGGTAGCGATTATGTCTCAAGGATCTGGGTACCATTGCCTTTCAGAGTCCCGTCTCACTGGGATTGCGAAGGAAAATGGTGCAAATGTATCCGTTATTAGCAGTGCAGGTGCACTGGTTGAAGGTATACGAACCTTAGGGGCAAAAAAAGTAGCAATAATCACACCATATATGAAACCGCTTACGAAAATGGTTGTTGATTATATTGAAGAAAGCGAGATAAAGGTAACAGATTCTATTAGTTTAGAAGTAGCTGATAATTTAGAAGTGGGTAGGTTAAATCCTCTAAATCTACTAGAAATAGTGAAGGATCTAGATATTAGTCAAGCGGATGCGGTCGTTTTATCTGCATGTGTTCAAATGCCATCGTTGCCGGCCATTCAAAAAGTAGAAGAAAGAATAGGATTACCTGTCCTATCTGCAGGTACAGCAACAGTTTACCAAATCCTTAAGAGTTTAAATTTAAAAACAAAGGTACCAAATGCAGGAAGATTACTTTCCGGTTCTTTTTAAAATACTATAAATCTATCGTTGAAAATGGAGGGTATTGAATGACAGAACAATATTCTAAGTTATTTTCTCCAGGAAAAATTGGAAATCTTGAGTTGAAAAATCGAATCGTAAAAGCCCCACAATCGACAGGTCTTAGTAATCGTGACGGGACAGTTTCGGAAAGATTAGTAAGACACTACAAAGAACTGGCTCGTGGTGGTACAGGACTGATCATAGTTGAATATACGTACATCGATAATGAAGCCAGTAAATCTGCATACTGCCAGTTAGGTATTAGTGATAATGAACATATCGCGGGTTTATCTTGGCTTGTTTCTTCGATTCACGACGAAGGAGCAAAAGTAGGGATTCAAATTGAACATTGCGGAAGGCAAAAATTCCTAGGAACACCTCCAATAAAAGCACCTTCTAGAATTCCATGGCCAACACTTTATGAACAATCTGGGGTTGTGCCTGAAGAACTTACAATTGAAGAAATCAAACAAATCATTGAAGATTTCGGTGATGCAGCAAAAAGAGCTCAGACTGCTGGATTTGATTTAGTTGAAATACATGCCGCACACGGATATTTGATTACAAACTTTCTTTCCCCTCACACAAATAAGCGAACCGATTTATACGGTGGAACGCTAGAGAACAGAATGAGATTTTTAGTAGAAGTCATCAAAAACGTAAAAGCAAAAGTTGGTGATCAATTCCCTATTACAATGAGAATTAACGGGACTGATTATGAACCTGATGGCATTACAATTGATGAAAGCGTTGAGGTATGTAAACAGGCAGAAAAGTTAGGTGTTTTAGCTTTCCATGTTTCTGGCGGAGACCATCACATGATGAATTATCAAGTTAGCCCGATGACCGTACCGAATGGACCTAACGTCTGGGCAGCAGAAGAAATAAAACGCTCAGTATCTGTTCCCATTATTGCTTCAGGGTCGATTAACACCCCTAAGTTCGCTGAAGATATCCTCAAAGAAGAAAAAGCAGACTTTGTTTCTCTGGGCAGACCGTTACTAGCAGATCCCTACTTCCCTTTGAAAGCGAAAGATGGCAGGTCAGAAGATATTATTCCTTGTATTCGCTGTAACGATGGATGTATGGAAAGGACCTTCTTCAACTTTCGTTCCATTAGATGCTCAGTCAATCCAACTATGGGTAGAGAAGGGGAGTTAACCATCACTCCATCTAGTACTCCTAAGAATATTGTTGTTGTTGGGGGAGGGCCGGCTGGCATGGAAGCGGCAAGGGTTAGTGCGCTTCGTGGTCATAAGGTTACATTAGTGGAAAAAAGGAAACTTGGCGGGGCGTTGTTAACATCAAGGGTTTCACCATTTAAAGCAGACATTCATTTATTGGAAAACTATTATGCTGCTCAAATCGAAAAGTTGGAAATAAAAGTTGTCCATGAAGAAGCAACACTCGATTCGATTAGAGATGGTGACTTTGATGCTGCTGTTGTCGCTGTTGGGAAGGTTCCAAATACCCTCTATATGAAAGGGATGGAATCATCCAAAGTAGTTCAAGCAATCGATGTTTTGTCTCAAAAGGCCGAAACTGGACAAAACGTGGTGATTATTGGCGGGGGAATGACTGGTGTTGAAACGGCTATATTTCTTGCAAATCAGGGAAAAAACGTCGTGATTATTGATAAAGCCTCAGAAATCATGAGTAATGAATTGGTTACGTTTAAAATTTCATATTTTGAATTCCTAGCCAAAAAAAATGTTGTTATCTATACTTCTGTCGAAGGAAAAACAGTAACCAAAGAAGCGGTGACATTTGTGGATAAAGCAGGAAACGAACAAAGTATTCCTGCAGACACTATTATTTTTGCAACGGGTTACACAGCAAATGCAGAATTATCATCTCAATTGAAGAACCAAGAACAACTTGAAATCTATCAAATTGGAGATGGGCATCGTCCTGGGAAAATTTACGATGCAGTCCATGAAGGTTACTTAACAGGTTTGCGAATATAGTAATTTTTATAAACGAAAAGGAGTGTTCTTATATGTGTCAGGGATCAAGTTCACCGCTTTCTCCTAGAGTTAAAGCTATTCTTGAAGAATTTCAAGCAAGTCTAGAACAGGGAATATCAAAACTAAGCGTTCTAAATGATGAAGAGATTCATCAAACAGAACTAGAAAAAATATTCGGTAAAAGATGGAATTTTTTAGCGCATGAGTCCGAAATTCCCAACAAAAATGATTATGTGCTTCGGAGTATCGGTGATGATTCGTTTATTGTCAGCAGGGGAAGTGACGGGGAAATTCGTGTGATGTTAGATATTTGTCCACATCGTGGAGCAAGTATCTGTAGAGCAGAAAAAGGAAGTTCCTCGCATTTCCAATGTCCTTATCACGGCTGGACGTTTAAGAACAATGGTGATTTAGTAGGAACCCCTTCATTTAAGGATGCTTACAGTGGTCTGAACCGTAAGGAATGGGGACTAACACATGCACCACGGGTAGAAATCTTTCATGGGTTTGTCTTTGCGACTTTAGATGAAAATGCTCCAGACCTTAAGGAATCTTTAGCTGGTATCGGTTGGTATTTAGACATGATTTTTTCCCTTCAGGATGAAGGAATGGAGGTTCTAGGTGAGCCTCAACGATTTGTAATTAAAGCAAACTGGAAGATTGCCGCTGAGAATTTTTCCGGAGACGATTATCACTTATTGACACTCCATAAATCGACCTATGATATTGGGGTCATGCAAATTCCTCTTAGAGAAAACATGAAAGGATACCATATACAGGCTGGAAATGGACATGGGGTAAGTTTCTCGATTGACCTTGAAAGTAAGGATCCGCTTTTCTTCTATTATCCTGAAGAAATTGTCAAAACCTTTAATTTAGATAATCTTACCGATAAGCAAATTGAACTTGCTCGTGGTTCACGTGTATGTGTCGGGAATATTTTTCCGAATATTTCGTTTTTAATGCTGCCGTTAAGTCCTGACCCCAAAACGATTCCACCGACACCGTTATTTACTTGGAGAGTATGGCAGCCTAAAGGAAAGGATGAAATTGAAGTTTGGAACTGGTTTATGATGTATAAAAACACCTCAGAAGAATTTAAACGTGCTTCCTATAGGGCGGCAATGTCAACCTTTGGTATAGCGGGGACGTTTGAACTGGATGACGCAATACCTTGGGAAACAATAACCAAAAATGCAAAAGGAACATTTGCGAGGAAGAAAATGAACCTTAACCTTCAAATGGGGATGGAAGGGATGGGTGTGGCGAAACAAGTAATGGATTGGCCATTTCCAGGTATCGCCTATTATCCACGTTATGAGGAAGGAAACCAACGCCATTTATATCGACATTATTTAGAAGAAATGCTATCAGAAGAGTAAAAGGAAAAGGAGGAATCCGAATGAAAGTTCCGTTTGATTTTTATCAAGAAGGAATAGAGTTTTTTCTTAATGAAGCTGAATTGATAGACGATGGCAGGTTTAGGGATTGGCTAGAACTGATGACCGATGACTTTACGTATCGCATTCCGGTTCGGGTTACCCGTGAAAAAGCAGCGCCTTCAGAATTCAGTGACTTGGCTAGTCATATGGACGAAACCAAAAACACGATGGAAATCCGCATACTTCGTGCCTATTCGGAATACAACTGGGCGGAAGATCCTGCATCAAGAACAAGGCATTTCTTAACGAATTTCAGAGCGAAAATGGACCAAGAAGTTGACAATGAGATTCATTTTAAAACTAACTTTTTATTATACAGAGGAAAATTTGATTCTCCAACCTTTCAGTTTTTAAGCGGAGAAAGACACGATACCATTCGGCGGATAGATGGGGAATGGAAAATTTCAAAAAGACTGATTTTACTTGATCATGCAACCATCCCAATGAATAATTTAGCGATTTTCATATAAAGAAGCAAAAATACAAGATTAGGAGAATTCTAAATGAAGGAAAAAGAGAACTTTATCCAGGTTGCAAATGAGTTTACTTGTGTTCACGTTCGAAAAATCAACACCAAAAACGGTGAAATGCTTGAGATTGAATCAAAAAAGAATGATGGAAAAATCACATTGGATGCGATGCAGCTCGAGAGCTTGACGTTATTGACACCCGAACACTTCTCAAAGTTTTTTGAAATACATTTTGGTCTGGATGACACCTTCTCTAAAAAATAATTACAGCTGCATATTCGGTTAGAAAGGAGAAAACTCATGCATTCGAAG from Neobacillus sp. CF12 encodes:
- a CDS encoding aromatic-ring-hydroxylating dioxygenase subunit beta is translated as MKVPFDFYQEGIEFFLNEAELIDDGRFRDWLELMTDDFTYRIPVRVTREKAAPSEFSDLASHMDETKNTMEIRILRAYSEYNWAEDPASRTRHFLTNFRAKMDQEVDNEIHFKTNFLLYRGKFDSPTFQFLSGERHDTIRRIDGEWKISKRLILLDHATIPMNNLAIFI
- a CDS encoding aspartate/glutamate racemase family protein; this translates as MTKNYRIGLIVPSSNTTMETEIPAMLQSRKNQSETFTFHSSRMRMLHVTKEELAKMDLESDRCAVELSDARCDAIAYACLVAIMSQGSGYHCLSESRLTGIAKENGANVSVISSAGALVEGIRTLGAKKVAIITPYMKPLTKMVVDYIEESEIKVTDSISLEVADNLEVGRLNPLNLLEIVKDLDISQADAVVLSACVQMPSLPAIQKVEERIGLPVLSAGTATVYQILKSLNLKTKVPNAGRLLSGSF
- a CDS encoding aromatic ring-hydroxylating dioxygenase subunit alpha, encoding MCQGSSSPLSPRVKAILEEFQASLEQGISKLSVLNDEEIHQTELEKIFGKRWNFLAHESEIPNKNDYVLRSIGDDSFIVSRGSDGEIRVMLDICPHRGASICRAEKGSSSHFQCPYHGWTFKNNGDLVGTPSFKDAYSGLNRKEWGLTHAPRVEIFHGFVFATLDENAPDLKESLAGIGWYLDMIFSLQDEGMEVLGEPQRFVIKANWKIAAENFSGDDYHLLTLHKSTYDIGVMQIPLRENMKGYHIQAGNGHGVSFSIDLESKDPLFFYYPEEIVKTFNLDNLTDKQIELARGSRVCVGNIFPNISFLMLPLSPDPKTIPPTPLFTWRVWQPKGKDEIEVWNWFMMYKNTSEEFKRASYRAAMSTFGIAGTFELDDAIPWETITKNAKGTFARKKMNLNLQMGMEGMGVAKQVMDWPFPGIAYYPRYEEGNQRHLYRHYLEEMLSEE
- a CDS encoding isochorismatase family protein gives rise to the protein MTAIWEKYLDVRDLKNYSTSGFGKKYGIGKNPALIIVDVTYGFTGEKAEPIEESIKKYPASCGVASWESIKHIQRLLMAARDIGIPVYYTIIEGYKDSSNERVAVKGNLFSHPTLLEGEKGTWVVNELKPIPGEIVLSKKKPSAFFGTPLVTHLMADKVDSVIVTGCTTSGCIRSTVVDAFSYNYQVIVPEECVFDRSITSHAINLFDMQQKYADVVKTEDVIKELKLLSLVK
- a CDS encoding GntR family transcriptional regulator, which codes for MIQVKKSNPLYEQIYENIKESIIKGDFKSGERIVDGWIAEKLGVSRSPVREAFRKLEQDGLLVNQDGTTLVYKPNVEDLIDLFEVRAGLEGMAIFLATKKITDEELQELEESLVRVKKAIEERNTAEVIKLNTFFHGSIVKISGNSRLQEMMGKINNLILLYRNNFFAKYYGDDVFIEEHYDLFNALKSGNAEAASEKMRLHILNDLEQLKEKLKHHQEE
- a CDS encoding NAD(P)/FAD-dependent oxidoreductase, which codes for MTEQYSKLFSPGKIGNLELKNRIVKAPQSTGLSNRDGTVSERLVRHYKELARGGTGLIIVEYTYIDNEASKSAYCQLGISDNEHIAGLSWLVSSIHDEGAKVGIQIEHCGRQKFLGTPPIKAPSRIPWPTLYEQSGVVPEELTIEEIKQIIEDFGDAAKRAQTAGFDLVEIHAAHGYLITNFLSPHTNKRTDLYGGTLENRMRFLVEVIKNVKAKVGDQFPITMRINGTDYEPDGITIDESVEVCKQAEKLGVLAFHVSGGDHHMMNYQVSPMTVPNGPNVWAAEEIKRSVSVPIIASGSINTPKFAEDILKEEKADFVSLGRPLLADPYFPLKAKDGRSEDIIPCIRCNDGCMERTFFNFRSIRCSVNPTMGREGELTITPSSTPKNIVVVGGGPAGMEAARVSALRGHKVTLVEKRKLGGALLTSRVSPFKADIHLLENYYAAQIEKLEIKVVHEEATLDSIRDGDFDAAVVAVGKVPNTLYMKGMESSKVVQAIDVLSQKAETGQNVVIIGGGMTGVETAIFLANQGKNVVIIDKASEIMSNELVTFKISYFEFLAKKNVVIYTSVEGKTVTKEAVTFVDKAGNEQSIPADTIIFATGYTANAELSSQLKNQEQLEIYQIGDGHRPGKIYDAVHEGYLTGLRI